Genomic DNA from Cydia splendana chromosome 14, ilCydSple1.2, whole genome shotgun sequence:
TGTGATAGATGTTTAAAACGATATTGTTTAGAGTAAATGTGATTATGTGTATATTTAACTACTTATTAGGCTAAGCCGTCTGTCTGCTAATAATATCATAATGTGTAAAGATGCAATgatcattttttcatttttttatgtACTATACGGTCACGGATTTTGAAAGTTACATTACATATACAgaatacattacattacattacattattacattacATATATAGAATCGAAAAGTGACAACCCTTCAAATTCCGTGACTGTACGTGTTTATCATACAaacattgttattttaaaatgtgtctttccatcacagaagggtccttatgctttcAATGTTATTAAGGACGtttccatctgaaattccaaTTGAAATTCTAataaaaaggtccttattgcagatgaagcataaggaccgcTTTTTCGACGATCGATTCGCAGCTTAATATGCAATTTTACCGTTAATACTTTTTCTAGCTTAAAACGCGTTTTCAGATTTTTGTACATtcgtgtacaaacagcaacactcttaactgtccttAACCTTATTACAgaatgcataaggtccaccgatggaaaGTAGGGCGACGGTACAACTCTTCTGCTTTTCATTATCTAGACTGCTCCTTACTTCAAAGTAATACCAAAAATGAAGTTCACATAAGTATATCTTCCACAACCTTCCTGCATATGTTACTTATATAACTATACAAACAAAAACACCTAAGCGGCGATAAAGCCCATTACAGTTTCGCGTATGTCGTTTATCGTCGCGAATAACATCCGAATATGTTCCCTCGCGAACATTTATGTCGGAATATGGCGTTGGCGGCAGTTTAGCCGTGGCGATATACGTCTTAAATGCTGCCATCTTACTGATATATGTGTCTtaggtagggttgccaaccgtactatattatatagtattgtactatattttggctctccgtactatatacttttggaaaaatatatagtacgctaaaatactatatttccgattaaacgtatatttacactaatgtttagtattttatctaatggtactatatttttttgaaatgtactatatttttgatgccttattctggaaaatactatattccaccaaaaaaaagttggcaaccctagtcttaggcccacttgcaccattccactaacctggggttaaccggttaattgtgtgtttttagttctaagatatattttgtaataatatgtatgctagttttaaggtatttatctatgggccaatagttgcccgaaaataaatattttcattttcattttcatttttcatttaaaccttgagttaccatgattaccagtacaatttgacactaggttaacggtttaaccgcttaaccccaggttattgagatggtgcaagtgggccttacggTTTATTCCGGTATATTTCTGCAGCATTGTAGCAATagcctcctgagacccagaagaagttgttttgtttttgaatttggaactacTTAGGTAGTTACTCTACGGTCAGAATAGATTGTGGTATTCcactacaaaaaaaattacgtgAGGTCTCAGGTGGATAGAAAACTGGCGATGTCACGTGATGTTACTATTTCCTTGTTAAAAGCATTACAATCGCAATGCGACCACTACAGCTAATTTATCATGATTCGTGAAAATCGAGAGTAATATTGGCCCTTTTTCACCACGCTGACAATTGTCAACTCACAATGACAATTCACCTTACATTGCAGGTCCAATAAGTAAACATTGACGCTAAGTAACGTCTTTAACTTGCCGACTCAGAATGTACAGGAAATTGTCTAGTTGGTGAAATAGGCGCCTGACGTGACATTTGTCGCTGtactaataatttaatgcagtcgcaatccgaatgtcaccttaagggTTATGCCATCAATATCAAATCTTAAACACGAAATACAAAATAAGATCTATGAAGACAAACCTACCCCCTTAAAGATTTTTCTTTGACTTTATCTTGATCTACGTTAACCTTAGAAGAtttaaccaaacggagacgccatgtctgcaaatttcggtacaaaatgacctgccgatttttgcgggggagtggcacgtcaaatgtatacgtaacgtaaaaatagccatgacagataaacgtcagttcatataatgtgtatgaccatattttcgacagagaggaactccgtttggttatatcctctaatggccacttgcaccatggCGCTCACCCGGGGTtagccggttaaacctggagttacgcATCGcactacgtaggcgaacaacacgcgaacgcgaagcgaagcaatgcggcgcggggtgaatcaatcctATGATACCTacagaagtgtcctacgtgggtGATCTCGTTGCGAAtgcgaacgccttgggcccgccgcgccgcgcccgcgTCGCgtgcgagttgttcgcttacgtaagacgcagcgttaccatgattaccagtcaatttgacactgggttaaccggttaaacggttaatcccgggttattgggatggtgcaagtggcgctaaggcgTTGACCTTGATGCAGGCAAGGATGGAGCTGCCGGTGCTGGACAAGTTCTGCTTCATCTTCCACCTGAGGACAGGATGCATCACCATGGGCATCATGAACTCCGTAAGTGTATTTTCACACTGATTAGAAGCACTAGGATCCACCACCGTCCTTAACAAAAGGCATTTACCCTAGATATCGTACCCTTTAAAGTGTCaatctatggaacttgctaactatagtaaattcatcattctttgacaatttcaatatggcggtttgtataaatagttagcaagttccatagaatgacactttacatacATGTATTAATGTTTAATGAAAGTCTGTATATTTGAATGCTCCTCCTCCTCCATCACGCCTTAGTGACGGATTTCAATGAGATTCAGCTTAGGTACAAGAGTCACTGTTATTTTATGACCTGGAACCTGGGACAGAACATATtaagatattttatatttcattatgtatgtatatgcatacatcAATATGTATGCAATGGGGAATTTATTTAGAGGGAGAGAGATTGACTAAAAATGACTCAAGAACGAATCACGCTACAACGATTCGGGTCCGAGTCGAGGCGAACTTTTTTTGAGTTCCATTATAATCTGTGTTAACCTCACTGTAAACTGCCTTCCAGGTCATAACCTTCGTACTAGCCGTAATCCTGATCACCTTCGCGGTGGACATCAAGGCAGCATCAGAGTCCAAGTCTGAGGATGCTGTGTCTTCCGTGGTGTACACCATAGTGGTGCTGATGGTGGTGCTGCTGCTGATCAAGTTCGTGCTGGATATGGTCTTCGTGTATGCTGTTTATAAGGTAAGgggtatttaattacacaaacgggcctaccgcgatataatttcactgtttttaccttaaatgtctacgtttcagctgagttgcaccagctgtcgtcacggaaagaccacatcttccgtgaccacagctggtgcaactcagctaaaatgtcggaatttaaggtaaaaacaatgaaattatatcgcgatagacccgtttgtgtaggtaattaaatatgtgtacattcACAATATATCTTGCACCAAACAGTTTCTGTTTAACCCAAtgattgactggtagagaatgcatTAAGGCATTAAGTCAGTCATTACTCTTTCTTGCaaatttgtgcaataaagtttaaataaatgtcACACAGTGGATTTCCccataaaacattattttcacCTCAATGCCCAATTTCACGTTTTTTTTTGTCACCCGACAGAAAAAATAGGCTCTCTTACAGAAATAGATCAAACTACCCAACATGGCTAATTAAAACTCAACTCCTGCCGACTTGCTGAATTTGAAACCCTCAAAAAAACCTATTCTCTATAGAATCTATACAGAAAAtctcatcatcattaacttaagagttattctcttgtcggtggagtatcttccaaatttccctatcttgcgccagctctttgactttttgatacgacacgacccctACTTTTTCTTTCATTTGCTCCAAAAAGCTAAAATCTAACTCTAAAAAAATCTAGGTATGTCTTAGAAAAATACTCCAGCTTGCCCAATCGATAAACTATGTTTGACTCGCCGCCACTAATCATCTACCTACTTAAACCAAAGAGTCCCTAGATACAGTGTACTTAATTAAGGAAATGGGTAAAGGTCGAGGAAGATAGGGAATGATCTCATCTAGGGGTCTTTTTATGGGGCACGCTAATTTCATCCTCGCTCAACGACGCAACAAAAGTTACGGACGACACTTAAGCTTTTATACGAGATGGCCGATCCAGATTTATCAACTTGTTACTGTTTTGATGCGACCTTGAATATCGCTCACGCTGAAATGTGCATGAGAAATGAAGTGAAATTGGTGATCTAGGATCTTCTGGTTAGAGATGCGCAAAATgcttcactgagttgaaaagattgattcatatctttcgctcgcggtgATATATAATATATCACTCATTTCACTCACATCGCTCAATGGATCTGTAGACTATATTGCTCAAGAGTGAGGAGAGGGAaatgtcaatcaatcagataCACAGCCAGATGATGACGAATCACGCGATACGATCCCGCCTTGCTTTCCCGACACCCTCCGAATTCTTCCGAACCGCTCCGAAACCTATTCGCATCGACTCACTCGCTCCTCGCTCGTCACGCTCAGCCGGCTCATTCgaatcatgagtgggaaagagcgCGCAAGGAACCCTGACATAAATTGAGCGACTGAGCGAGTTAAATCATCTgtgagttgaagagtgagcgagttcaatcaaaagattatagttcatttaaatcactcactcGTGAACGAAACATGTCTACTTCTGGTTCCAGGAGAAGAGCAGTTTAATGAAGAAGTACTGCATCTTCTGGGTGGTGTTCCTGGTGCTGTTCATCATCGGCTTCCTCAAGAGCCTGTTCCACATGGGCGCGGGGCACGTCATCGCGCAGATCCTCTTCTTAGGTGAGTTCCTTTTATTgccttccttcttcctcgcgctatcccggcattatgccacggctcatgggagcctggggtccgcttgacaactaatcccatgatttgacgtaggtactagtttttacgaaagcgactgccatctgtccttccaacccagatgggaaactaagccttattgggattagtccggtttcctcacgatgttttccttcgccgaaaagcgactgggaaatatcaaatgatatttcgtacataagttccgaaaaactcatcggTATgagcccgcgacctccggattgaaagcctCCTCTTCCTCTTATTGCCATAAACACTATTTTCACGCAAGGCTGTTTTTGATTGCTGATGTATAAGATTTTGTGTCCCTGCCGCTCACTGTTATAAgactacattgcatttaaaTACGAAGTACCGTAAACTCGGGTTACTTTGACCCAAAAATACCCTCCGTATTTTTGACCCATAATTAAAAGGGTCtaatataaaacataaaaaacgTCAAAGGTCTAAAACCAATCTCATGTCATATTTCCATAATTACAGTGCAATAATATAACCTGGACCGAGTAAATCTCAATGGCCAAAGTTACCCTCCAGGGCTAAACTGGCTAAAGTAACCCTTGAATTtctttttttcaattttattgccGATTTcgtcaaaaaatattaaagataaatttttactagtgatgtaccgactattgatttggccgactagccgactagccgactaatcggcgctcggatggccgattagtcggccgactagtcggctagtcggccagataaTTAGTTTCATCTAAGTTCGGTTCAGATGCACTTAAAAATCGTTTTACCCCTTTctcgcgctattcatcatattatagtaacgctaaaaaataaaatcagtATAAAAAACCTGAGGCGATTTAATACGACAATCGAACATAAGAAAGCGAACACACGGTCaatagctgctttgttactgcactccgttgtatggggaccttgcactttgagactatgcgctgaaacttggcacagttgattcttagctggtcttgagcagatacagaccgggagccgtcgagagccacctctcatttagtgaggggggagggggaaagttcgacgctgccgcgcttcacttggagcaacatttctctaaaactatacctattagggaatgtaatatgtcattttcggataaattaaggatgaggaatctagttttagaacaaaaacaatgcactttctaacaaaaaaaaagcattaagtagaaaagactaaaaaacgtatttttgattttttcataattaccaatttttttttaaagtgtagcaggaatctgaaaacaaaaaatacagtcgtaaagctacacttattacgtttaagaaaatatatagtttaatatacaaaactgttgataaatgggagataaaaaataatattaagcgtgggtcagagtgatctcaatacaaaatattatgaatgtgggaaagttacttataatttgttctacaatcgtttatttttct
This window encodes:
- the LOC134796836 gene encoding uncharacterized protein LOC134796836, whose product is MELPVLDKFCFIFHLRTGCITMGIMNSVITFVLAVILITFAVDIKAASESKSEDAVSSVVYTIVVLMVVLLLIKFVLDMVFVYAVYKEKSSLMKKYCIFWVVFLVLFIIGFLKSLFHMGAGHVIAQILFLAENFYYIVVIRSYLISIHEDGML